The Staphylococcus saprophyticus subsp. saprophyticus ATCC 15305 = NCTC 7292 genome contains the following window.
TAGGATAATGAACATTCACTATCTGTATCGGGGTAGGCTTCTTATGTATTACAGCAATACCTCGATTTAAATAATAATCATTCGATAGTTCGATATCTTTTTCAAGTGACATACCTCTGCCACCATAATCAATTTTACTCGTTTGTCCCTTATGAGTTCGTCCGACCTGAGACTTATTTCTATTAAATGGCTTTCCATTTGGATAATTCATTTATTTTCACCACTTTAGTTTGGTCATCCAAAACCTGTTTCATTATACATGACTTTAGCAAATTTTTCCAAACTATGAAATATGAACCAATGTATTTATAAATACATCACATACATTTTAACGTGCTTTGCTCAATTAAACAATATTTGAAACAAAATAAAATAGTTAATCATATAAATGATAAACGACACTTTAAAAATGACGAAGTAGGCCATTTATGGTAAATTTGTGAAGTAGGGGGAATCCTCATGCAACAACTATTAATGCAATTATTAAATGATGTTTTGAAAATGGTAGAAAAATACGAGACTGTCAAATCAACTGGCGAAGATTACGATTTTTATGTTGAGGTTGTACCATTCACAAATGATATTGATCAACAACTTAAAAAGCTAGTTACATATGAGCAACAAGTAACTCAATTACAATATATGAATAAACAAAAATTCGATTTACTTATTTCAAATATTGAATCTTTATCTGTTGAATGTCACTTTAAACGTACGAGCAGAAAATTATTTAATGAAAAAGTAAAGGCTGTTCAATATGATTTAAGCTACATACAAAGAAATGAGCAATTTTTATGATTAAAACTGTATATGTTACTGGATATAAGTCGTTTGAACTTAATATTTTTAAAGATGATGCACCTGAAGTTTCCTATTTAAAAAAATTTATTGAACATAAATTAAAACAGTTGATTGAAGAAGGATTAGAATGGGTATTGATACAAGGACAGATGGGTATAGAGCTATGGACAGCAGAGGTCGTGTTAGCGTTGAAAGCAACCTATCCAGATTTAAAATTAGGAATTATCACACCGTTTTATGGTCATATTGATAGATGGAACGAACAAAATCAAGCAAAATATAATCATATTGCGCATCATGCTGATTTTGTTGATAGCGTATTCCATTCTTCATATGAAGGGCCTCATCAATTTAAACAAACCGATCAATTTATGTTAGCACATTCTGATACAACGCTTTTGATTTATGATGAGGAACAAGAAGCTAGTCCAAAGTTCTTTAAGCAGATGTTAGTTGATTTTATGGAAAAAACAAATTATACTTGTGATATTGTGACGTTCGATGAGTTAACTGAATTCATCAACGACTTGCAGTGGTCTCAAGAGCAAAGTTTCGAATGAGGTGGAGAAAAATGTCAGAAGTTTCATTAAAATTATCAGCAAAAGATATTTATGAAAAAGATTTTGAAAAAACTATGACGCGTGGTTATAGAAGGGAAGAAGTAGATGCTTTCTTAGACGACATCATAGCTGATTATCAAAAAATGGCAGATTTAGATAATGAAGTAGTTAAACTTTCAGAAGAAAACAACAAATTAAAAAAAGAACTTGAAGAGTTAAGATTACGTGTAGCAACATCGAGACCACAAGAAAATAAAAACTTCTCTTCAAACAACAATGTTACAACTAAGAATAATAGTAGTAACAACAATGTTGATATATTAAAAAGAATATCCAACCTAGAAAAAGCTGTTTTCGGTAAATAATCAACTATTATCACATAGAGAATATGATGATGACCGTAGATATAGCAACATCTACATAAAGATAAGTTTTGAATTCGTTCAAAACTTATCTTATTTTTTATTTGTTTAGGCTATAAAATAATGATATACTTCTAAAGATGGTGTTTCGGGTAATCGCTATAGCGATATAGAGGAAAGTCCATGCTCACACAATCTGAGATGATTGTAGTGTTCGTGCTTGATGAAACAATAAGTCAAGGCATTAAGTTGACGGCAACGAAATAACCTAAGTCCTTAGATAAGGTTAGATTAGTTTGAAAGTGCCACAGTGACGGAGCTTTTGCAGAAATGCAAAAGGTGGAACGCGGTAAACCCCTCGAGTGAGCAATCCAAATTAGGTAGGAGCACTTATTTAACGGAATTCAACGTATATATAAGACATACTTTTAAAAGTATGTAGACAGATGGTTACCACCTGCGTACGAGTGTTTCTAGTACACGTTAGCAGTACAATGGTACAAAACATGGCTTACAGAAATATCATCACTAGACCCAAGCTCTCCCAAATCGGAGAGCTTTTTTCATTGCTATAATCTATTAAAAACCTACGTTCCATACACATCTTTAGGCAATGTCATATCTATTTAAAATAACTTTTGATAAAATAAAAGCAAATCATTATAAAGAAGGAGCAAAACAATGTATCAATTACTAGCAGTATGCCCAATGGGATTAGAAGCAGTTGTAGCTAAGGAAATTCAGGAATTAGGTTACGACACAACTGTTGAAAATGGTAGAATCTTTTTTGAAGGCGACGAAACTGCCATTGTTAAATGTAATTTATGGTTACGCACAGCAGATAGAATCAAAATTGTTGTTGGCCAATTTAAAGCCACAACCTTTGATGAATTATTTGAAAAAACAAAGGCACTACCTTGGGAAACGCTCATTGAACAAGATGGTAATTTCCCAGTACAAGGTCGAAGTGTTAAATCTACATTATTTAGTGTACCTGATTGCCAAGCCATCGTGAAAAAAGCAATCGTTGAGCGTTTGAGACGTGCATATCAAGCAAGTGGCTGGTTAAATGAAACGGGCGCTAAATATCCAATTGAAGTAGCCATTTTAAAAGATAATGCACTTTTAACTATAGATACTTCTGGTTCAGGTTTAAATAAACGTGGTTATCGTTTAGCGCAAGGTGAAGCTCCTATCAAAGAAACACTTGCTGCTAGCCTTATCCGTTTAGCGAACTGGACAGGTGACACACCTTTAGTGGATCCATTTTGTGGTTCTGGTACGATAGCAATTGAAGCATGTTTAATCGCTCAAAATATTGCGCCTGGATTTAACCGTGATTTCGTTTCTGAGAATTGGGATATTATGCCAGATCGTTTATATGATGAAATGAGAGATGAAGCTGATCAACAAGCGAATTATGACCGTAAATTAGAAATTTATGCATCTGATATCGATCCTGAAATGATAGAAATAGCACGAAGAAATGCAGAAGAAGTTGGATTAGCCGACATCATTCAGTTTAGTGTTAAAGATGTTAATACACTTACCATTGATGAAGATAAACCTATGGCTTTAATAGGCAATCCACCTTATGGTGAACGTATCGGGGATAGAGATAAAGTAGAAGAAATGTACCGCTACATCGGAGAACTTATGCAACAACATTCGCAACTATCTACATATATTCTTACAAGTAGTACAGAATTCGAATTTTTAGTAAATAAAAAAGCGACTAAACGTAGAAAACTATTTAATGGTTATATTGAATGTACATATTACCAATATTGGGGAGACAAAAAGCCTCGTTCTTAGTTTTTAGTGCAATTAGTATTTTGGAAAGCGGTGACTCAATTGAATACAGAATTTAAAAAAGGCTT
Protein-coding sequences here:
- a CDS encoding DUF1273 domain-containing protein translates to MIKTVYVTGYKSFELNIFKDDAPEVSYLKKFIEHKLKQLIEEGLEWVLIQGQMGIELWTAEVVLALKATYPDLKLGIITPFYGHIDRWNEQNQAKYNHIAHHADFVDSVFHSSYEGPHQFKQTDQFMLAHSDTTLLIYDEEQEASPKFFKQMLVDFMEKTNYTCDIVTFDELTEFINDLQWSQEQSFE
- a CDS encoding DUF1798 family protein encodes the protein MQQLLMQLLNDVLKMVEKYETVKSTGEDYDFYVEVVPFTNDIDQQLKKLVTYEQQVTQLQYMNKQKFDLLISNIESLSVECHFKRTSRKLFNEKVKAVQYDLSYIQRNEQFL
- a CDS encoding THUMP domain-containing class I SAM-dependent RNA methyltransferase; amino-acid sequence: MYQLLAVCPMGLEAVVAKEIQELGYDTTVENGRIFFEGDETAIVKCNLWLRTADRIKIVVGQFKATTFDELFEKTKALPWETLIEQDGNFPVQGRSVKSTLFSVPDCQAIVKKAIVERLRRAYQASGWLNETGAKYPIEVAILKDNALLTIDTSGSGLNKRGYRLAQGEAPIKETLAASLIRLANWTGDTPLVDPFCGSGTIAIEACLIAQNIAPGFNRDFVSENWDIMPDRLYDEMRDEADQQANYDRKLEIYASDIDPEMIEIARRNAEEVGLADIIQFSVKDVNTLTIDEDKPMALIGNPPYGERIGDRDKVEEMYRYIGELMQQHSQLSTYILTSSTEFEFLVNKKATKRRKLFNGYIECTYYQYWGDKKPRS
- the gpsB gene encoding cell division regulator GpsB, producing MSEVSLKLSAKDIYEKDFEKTMTRGYRREEVDAFLDDIIADYQKMADLDNEVVKLSEENNKLKKELEELRLRVATSRPQENKNFSSNNNVTTKNNSSNNNVDILKRISNLEKAVFGK